In the Methanococcus maripaludis genome, one interval contains:
- the cobM gene encoding precorrin-4 C(11)-methyltransferase encodes MKKMIIVGAGPGDKELITIKGKNAIESADILIYAGSLVNPEVLEYNKKGAKIYNSATMTLDEVIDVAVNGINNGLTVVRVHTGDPALYGAIKEQIDELEKYEIDVNIIPGVTSLFAAAATLKSELTLPDVSQTVIITRPEGRTPKPAKESLIALAKHNATMAIYLGTGMIEKVCSELIEGGYPEDTAVSVVYHASWPDEKKIRGTLNDISEKVKGEGITKTALIIVGNVTNPTNYDYSKLYDKDFEHEFRKPKN; translated from the coding sequence ATGAAAAAGATGATTATTGTTGGAGCGGGCCCTGGAGACAAGGAATTAATCACGATAAAGGGAAAAAACGCGATCGAAAGTGCAGATATCTTAATTTACGCAGGTTCCCTTGTTAATCCTGAAGTTTTGGAATACAATAAAAAAGGCGCAAAAATCTACAACAGTGCAACGATGACACTTGATGAAGTAATTGACGTTGCAGTAAACGGAATCAATAACGGTTTAACGGTTGTAAGGGTTCATACTGGAGACCCTGCACTCTACGGTGCAATAAAAGAGCAGATTGATGAATTGGAAAAATATGAAATTGATGTAAATATCATTCCCGGAGTTACATCGCTTTTTGCAGCTGCTGCAACTTTAAAATCAGAACTGACACTTCCAGATGTCTCACAAACAGTAATAATTACACGACCTGAAGGAAGAACTCCAAAACCTGCAAAAGAAAGTTTAATCGCACTCGCAAAACACAACGCTACAATGGCAATTTATCTTGGAACAGGAATGATTGAAAAGGTATGCAGTGAGTTAATCGAAGGCGGTTACCCTGAAGATACCGCAGTTTCAGTAGTATATCATGCATCATGGCCTGATGAGAAAAAAATCAGGGGAACATTGAACGATATCTCTGAAAAAGTAAAAGGCGAAGGAATTACAAAAACAGCCCTTATAATTGTTGGAAATGTAACAAATCCAACTAATTATGATTATTCAAA
- a CDS encoding aconitase X catalytic domain-containing protein, whose amino-acid sequence MHLTREEEKLYAGEYGEALETCMNLLVSLGDIYGAEKLVDISSAQVSGVSYKTIGEKGLEFLKDLADQGLKVSVPTTLNPAGMDLIRYDELKFPKDFAKKQLEIINCFKRMEIEISCTCTPYLTGNVPIFGSHVAWAESSAVAYVNSVIGARTNREGGPSALAAAIIGKTPCYGYHLTENRLPTQVFEVDMELEDSSSFYGILGRITGRIVKNGIPYFKFKNCESIKNDYLKSLGAALAASGGVALYHVEGITPEAKKGLETGNLEKVVIGKDDFEKEYENFKTSEKPDLICIGCPHCSLDEIKEVAEFVKAENAKFNAEVWVCTSIHMKSIADRMGYTKIIEDAGGKVVVDTCMVVAPIEDMGYKNVATNSGKAATYLPGFCKSNVIYGTTYEILKKATE is encoded by the coding sequence ATGCATCTGACGAGAGAAGAGGAAAAATTATATGCCGGAGAATACGGGGAAGCCCTAGAAACCTGCATGAACTTACTTGTATCTTTAGGGGATATTTACGGAGCAGAAAAATTAGTAGATATATCTTCTGCACAAGTTTCCGGTGTTTCGTATAAAACTATCGGTGAAAAAGGACTGGAATTTTTAAAAGATCTTGCAGATCAGGGTTTAAAGGTATCTGTTCCAACAACGTTAAATCCTGCTGGAATGGATTTGATAAGATACGATGAACTTAAATTTCCAAAAGATTTTGCGAAAAAGCAACTTGAAATAATTAATTGTTTTAAAAGAATGGAAATTGAAATAAGCTGTACCTGTACACCGTATTTAACTGGAAATGTTCCAATTTTTGGTTCACACGTTGCATGGGCAGAATCATCTGCTGTAGCTTACGTAAATTCTGTAATTGGTGCAAGAACAAACAGGGAAGGCGGACCTTCTGCGTTAGCAGCAGCAATTATTGGAAAAACGCCATGTTATGGGTACCATTTAACTGAAAACAGGCTTCCAACGCAAGTGTTTGAAGTTGACATGGAACTTGAGGATTCGAGTTCATTTTACGGAATTTTGGGAAGAATTACCGGAAGAATTGTAAAAAACGGAATTCCATACTTTAAATTTAAAAATTGCGAATCAATTAAAAATGATTATTTAAAATCACTTGGAGCAGCACTTGCAGCAAGTGGCGGTGTTGCACTCTACCACGTTGAAGGAATAACCCCAGAAGCAAAAAAGGGACTGGAAACTGGAAACCTTGAAAAAGTCGTTATTGGAAAAGATGATTTTGAAAAAGAGTACGAAAACTTCAAAACTTCGGAAAAACCAGATTTAATCTGTATCGGATGCCCACACTGCAGTCTCGACGAAATCAAAGAAGTTGCAGAGTTTGTTAAGGCAGAAAATGCTAAATTCAATGCAGAAGTCTGGGTATGCACATCAATTCACATGAAATCGATTGCTGACAGGATGGGATACACAAAAATTATCGAAGACGCTGGCGGAAAAGTAGTTGTCGACACGTGCATGGTTGTAGCCCCAATTGAAGATATGGGCTACAAAAATGTTGCAACGAATTCTGGAAAGGCTGCAACATATTTACCCGGTTTCTGTAAAAGCAACGTGATATATGGAACAACTTATGAAATTTTGAAAAAAGCAACTGAATAA
- a CDS encoding coenzyme F420-0:L-glutamate ligase: MEIVLTREKMEITATPIRTRYIDRNEDFVSESINSLKNEIENGFEIKNGDFLVVSEKFIATSEDNFVDESLADPKFWAYFTYYLSKYGWGYVLGPLLGTRGDRVKNLRKMPKKETLKHKQVVIENVGLIYALKPASEGGIDLTNVPGTYASLLPENPENSAKKLHKQIKEDLNLDLTVMVIDTDATYRFFNCYVTALPIAIDGIISKIGVFGYILGKFGKILNQGGLCGATPLAISGNENYKKYPLKTILYIANLSDTSQVPYTKSIHDLMKKYNTFEITVDVLKEMEHSPLVIVKCE; this comes from the coding sequence ATGGAGATAGTTTTAACTCGTGAAAAAATGGAAATAACTGCAACACCGATAAGAACAAGATATATCGATAGAAACGAAGACTTTGTATCAGAATCCATCAATTCTTTAAAAAATGAAATTGAAAACGGATTTGAAATAAAAAACGGGGATTTTTTAGTAGTCAGTGAAAAATTTATCGCTACAAGTGAGGATAATTTTGTTGATGAAAGTTTGGCAGACCCGAAATTCTGGGCATATTTTACATACTACCTATCAAAATACGGCTGGGGATATGTTTTAGGCCCGCTTTTAGGTACCAGAGGAGATAGGGTTAAAAATTTAAGAAAAATGCCAAAAAAGGAAACATTGAAACACAAACAGGTTGTAATCGAAAATGTAGGATTAATATACGCACTAAAACCTGCGTCAGAAGGCGGAATTGATTTAACAAACGTTCCTGGAACTTATGCATCCCTCCTTCCAGAAAACCCTGAAAATTCTGCAAAAAAACTCCATAAACAAATAAAAGAAGACTTAAATCTGGATTTAACTGTCATGGTAATTGACACAGATGCAACGTACAGATTTTTTAATTGCTATGTAACTGCACTTCCAATTGCAATTGATGGAATAATTTCAAAAATAGGTGTTTTTGGATATATTTTGGGGAAATTTGGAAAAATACTAAATCAGGGAGGACTATGTGGCGCAACCCCGCTTGCAATTTCAGGAAACGAAAATTACAAAAAATACCCCTTAAAAACGATTCTATATATTGCAAACCTTTCGGATACTTCTCAGGTCCCATATACTAAATCAATACACGATTTGATGAAAAAATACAATACCTTTGAAATAACCGTTGATGTTTTAAAAGAGATGGAACACAGCCCGTTAGTTATTGTAAAATGCGAATAA
- a CDS encoding archaellin/type IV pilin N-terminal domain-containing protein, with protein sequence MKITKFMKSKKGASGIGTLIVFIAMVLVAAVAASVLINTSGFLQQKASTTGKESTDQVASGLQVDGVTGLASTTLDKMVVYITPNAGSAAIDLKETKIFVTYDDQNQVLSYDGLLAASADGDIFSSTAALSLTTADVVVTRGGDRITIVTATDVSTLTEGTAVTLAPATAQSVDDVWITGIADIDGVTGTVISSTGAGPYTLVIALDSDDATTLVAIADGTKDSIKINGIDNIDMTSATFTEDANDGTVIAITGATAEDIDTDSGLSNGDTASITLDDGSIVSAVSGTVSNIGDDTITITAAITAVTEDETYTDTTGSLSGTTVWDGVDASSFKILVLQGTVTDGVIDKGDLVGVAIDTNAIFGGIPNREAVSAKLQPEFGAPGIVSFTTPATYSTSIVELQ encoded by the coding sequence ATGAAAATAACAAAATTCATGAAAAGCAAAAAAGGTGCTTCTGGAATAGGTACCTTGATTGTTTTTATTGCAATGGTATTAGTTGCTGCAGTTGCAGCAAGTGTTTTGATTAACACAAGCGGATTTTTACAACAAAAAGCTTCAACTACGGGAAAAGAAAGTACCGATCAGGTTGCAAGCGGATTACAAGTCGACGGGGTTACCGGACTTGCAAGTACTACGTTAGACAAAATGGTAGTTTATATTACTCCAAATGCAGGTAGTGCTGCAATTGACTTAAAAGAAACTAAAATATTTGTTACATATGATGATCAAAATCAAGTATTAAGTTACGACGGATTATTAGCAGCATCAGCAGATGGTGACATATTCTCATCAACAGCTGCATTAAGCCTCACAACTGCTGACGTAGTAGTTACAAGAGGTGGAGACAGAATTACAATTGTAACTGCTACAGATGTATCAACATTAACTGAAGGTACTGCAGTTACATTAGCTCCTGCAACAGCACAATCCGTAGATGACGTATGGATTACAGGTATTGCAGATATCGATGGCGTTACAGGTACCGTAATATCAAGCACAGGGGCAGGACCTTACACATTAGTAATCGCACTTGACAGCGATGATGCTACAACATTGGTTGCAATTGCAGATGGAACTAAAGATTCTATAAAAATAAATGGTATTGATAATATTGACATGACTTCAGCTACATTTACTGAAGATGCAAATGATGGTACAGTTATTGCAATAACTGGTGCTACAGCAGAAGATATTGACACCGATTCAGGATTATCAAATGGAGACACTGCTTCAATTACCCTTGATGACGGCTCAATAGTAAGTGCAGTTTCAGGTACAGTTTCCAACATAGGTGATGACACAATTACAATTACTGCTGCAATAACTGCAGTTACAGAAGATGAAACCTACACTGACACAACAGGTAGTTTATCAGGTACTACAGTTTGGGATGGAGTAGATGCTTCAAGTTTCAAAATATTAGTATTACAAGGAACAGTTACTGACGGTGTTATCGACAAAGGTGACCTCGTTGGAGTTGCTATTGATACAAATGCAATATTTGGAGGAATTCCAAATAGAGAAGCTGTTTCAGCAAAATTACAGCCAGAATTTGGTGCTCCAGGAATTGTTTCATTCACAACACCTGCAACATACAGTACATCAATTGTAGAATTACAATAA
- a CDS encoding flagellin → MKITEFMKSKKGASGIGTLIVFIAMVLVAAVAASVLINTSGFLQQKAATTGKESTEQVASGLQVLNVMGYTSATNVDYVAIYATPNAGSSSIDLSQATLMISAGTNRFIKTYDSEAANLAFTDYEETATTDKNIFATDDATGNDCWKYVDTADNEFGIAVIQDADNTVSAANPVINKGDIVVITMKKGTLSLSTRTPVSGEIQPEFGAPGVISFTTPATYLNGKVVELQ, encoded by the coding sequence ATGAAAATAACGGAATTTATGAAAAGCAAAAAAGGTGCTTCTGGAATTGGTACCTTGATTGTTTTCATTGCAATGGTATTGGTTGCTGCAGTTGCAGCAAGTGTTTTGATTAACACAAGCGGATTTTTACAACAAAAAGCTGCAACAACTGGAAAAGAAAGTACAGAACAGGTTGCAAGCGGACTTCAAGTTTTGAATGTAATGGGATATACAAGTGCTACAAACGTAGACTATGTTGCAATTTATGCAACACCTAACGCAGGAAGTAGCTCAATTGATTTATCACAAGCTACATTAATGATTTCAGCTGGAACCAACAGGTTCATAAAAACATATGATTCTGAAGCAGCGAATCTTGCATTTACAGATTACGAAGAAACTGCGACAACTGACAAAAATATTTTTGCTACAGATGATGCTACTGGAAACGATTGCTGGAAATATGTAGATACTGCAGATAATGAATTCGGTATTGCTGTAATTCAAGATGCAGATAACACAGTAAGTGCTGCAAACCCAGTAATCAATAAAGGGGACATTGTTGTAATAACAATGAAAAAAGGAACATTGTCATTAAGTACTAGAACGCCTGTTTCAGGAGAAATTCAGCCAGAATTTGGAGCTCCCGGAGTTATTTCATTTACCACCCCTGCAACATACCTTAACGGTAAAGTTGTAGAATTACAATAA
- a CDS encoding flagellin: MKITEFMKSKKGASGIGTLIVFIAMVLVAAVAASVLINTSGYLQQKAATTGKESTEQVASGLQIIQVMGKVNVAADDIEYITLIVTPNAGSGSIDLSKATLMLTDGNKKIVKKYAADEDAFDSDKGSLFTGLSWTNIDTSATEFGIKEIQDADNSCAAATPVINKGDVVAITISNVGGELTFDQRTSVSGTFEPEFGAPGVISFTTPATYLTQGVVELQ, from the coding sequence ATGAAAATAACGGAATTCATGAAAAGCAAAAAAGGTGCTTCTGGAATTGGTACCTTGATTGTTTTTATTGCAATGGTATTGGTTGCTGCAGTAGCAGCAAGTGTTTTGATTAACACAAGCGGATACTTACAACAAAAAGCTGCAACAACTGGAAAAGAAAGTACAGAACAGGTTGCAAGCGGACTTCAAATTATCCAAGTAATGGGTAAAGTGAATGTTGCTGCTGATGATATTGAATACATTACATTGATTGTAACACCTAACGCAGGTAGTGGCTCAATTGACCTATCAAAAGCTACATTAATGCTTACAGATGGAAATAAAAAAATAGTTAAAAAATATGCTGCTGATGAAGATGCTTTTGATTCAGATAAAGGTAGCCTTTTTACGGGACTTTCCTGGACAAATATTGATACATCAGCTACAGAATTTGGAATTAAAGAAATACAAGATGCTGACAACTCCTGTGCTGCAGCAACACCTGTAATCAATAAAGGTGACGTTGTAGCCATTACTATCAGTAATGTGGGAGGAGAATTAACCTTCGACCAGAGAACCTCTGTATCTGGTACCTTTGAACCTGAATTCGGTGCTCCAGGAGTTATTTCATTCACTACCCCTGCAACATACCTTACTCAAGGTGTTGTAGAACTTCAATAA
- a CDS encoding flagellin: MKKFMKSKKGAVGIGTLIIFIAMVLVAAIAASVIINTAGKLQHKASTVGDESTEQVASGIQVLKVIGHSDTKTSLDKIAIMVAPNVGGEIDLSTTLLTLGTGDAKYSLVYDDTQYNSDVKDDGSVSIFDETEWGTGSTYGVIVLQDSDNSTSESTHPTINYGDKVYITVAMQINSTSKVSGEVIPDYGASGIVEFRAPSVFTETVVALQ; encoded by the coding sequence ATGAAAAAATTCATGAAAAGCAAAAAAGGTGCTGTAGGAATTGGTACCTTAATCATTTTTATTGCAATGGTACTCGTTGCAGCAATTGCTGCATCAGTAATAATAAATACTGCTGGAAAACTTCAGCATAAAGCTTCAACCGTTGGGGATGAAAGTACCGAACAGGTTGCAAGTGGAATACAGGTTTTAAAAGTAATTGGACATTCAGATACCAAAACTTCACTTGATAAAATAGCAATCATGGTTGCACCAAATGTTGGTGGAGAAATCGATCTTTCGACAACGCTATTAACATTGGGTACAGGGGATGCAAAATATTCTCTCGTTTATGATGATACCCAATATAATTCAGATGTAAAAGATGACGGATCAGTGAGTATATTTGACGAAACTGAATGGGGTACAGGAAGCACATATGGTGTAATTGTATTACAAGATAGTGACAATTCAACCTCTGAATCCACACACCCAACAATAAATTACGGTGACAAAGTATACATTACAGTTGCTATGCAAATTAATTCAACTTCAAAAGTTTCCGGAGAAGTAATCCCAGATTACGGTGCTTCAGGAATCGTTGAATTTAGGGCTCCATCAGTATTTACTGAAACAGTAGTTGCACTTCAATAA